The sequence CGCCAACTTTTTATCCGGCATCATAGTTGCTCTATGTAATGGCAATGCCGGACAAGGGAACCGTCTTTTCAACACAGAACAAAGGGGCACATCTTGAATAAATTAAAACAGAACAGACAGTGGCTGAAAAGAGCAATTTTTCTTAATATGACTTTTTTCCCCATGATCCCTTTTATTATTGCTTTGGGGATCAGCTTCTATTTCTTTTCTTCCGCCCTGGATAAATCCACCCAGGCCAGCCTTGAAAGAATTTTGACCGACCACCGTAAAATGATTGAATCCTTCCTGCTCGAAAGGAAATCCGACCTTGAATTAATCACACGGGCATACACCTTTGAAGACATCATGGCCGAAAAGGCCATCACCACCATCTGCCAGAGCCTTCAAAAACGTTCTCCCGCCTTTGTTGATTTGGGACTGTTTGACGACACAGGCAATCACTTAAAATATTCCGGCTCCTTTGCCCTGGCAGGGAAAAGCTATACCCAGGAGCCCTGGTTCCAAAAAACCATGCTCCGGGGTTTCTACATCAGTGATATTTTCCTCGGGTATCGCAATATCCCGCATTTTGTTGTGGCAGTACGCAAAACAGAAAACAACCAAACCTGGGTGCTGCGCGCCACCATTGACACCGTGTTCTTTGACTCCATGGTATCCGGGGTGCGCATTGGCAAAACAGGTGAAGCATACATTTTAAATAACGAGGGAGTTGCCCAGACCGCACGACGTTCCGGGGATATCGCCCTTCTTGATAAAGATCCGGCCTTTGGGTGGATGAACGAACAGTTTTCCTCCAGCCAGCAAACCTTCCAGCTTTCACCCAAAGGCCAACCCTTTTTATATGCAGTATCCAAACTGGCCAATAAATCCTGGTATCTGGTGGTTCGCCAGGAGAAACAAGATGCCTACAAAGCACTTTACTCTGCGATCTTGATCTGTGTAATCATCGCCATTTTAGGCCTGGCAGCCCTGGTGGTCCTGGCCTATTTCACCTCTGAGACCATCTGCCGGCGCATGGACCGTCTAGACGAGGAAAAAGAACAGCTGGGCAGCCAGTTGATCCGGGCCGTGCAACTGGCGGAAATCGGAGAAATGGCCGCAGGCTTTGCCCACGAAATCAACAATCCCTTACAGATCATCAAAAGTGAATATGCCCTAATTAAAATCCTTATGGAAGAACTGTACCCGGGCAAAGAGGATAAGGATAATTCTCCCGATCCCAAGACCCTCAATGATATCCGGGAAAGTGTGGACCAGATTCATAAACAGGTGGAACGTTGCCATGAGATTACCTCCGCCATCTTAAAGTTTGGTAGAAAAAAAGAAGTCAAGCACACCACCCTGGACCCGGGTACAGTTATTCCTGAAATTCTTAAGCTGGTTGAAAACTCCGCACGTACCAGCGGCGTAGAGATCACCACCCGGATTGAAGAAAAAATACCCAATTTCATGGGCGACCCCGGACGATTCCAGCAGGTCATGCTCAATCTAGTCAATAACGCCATACATGCCGTTACCAGCCGACATGGCGCCAACGGCGGCAAAATTGAGATCAATGCAGCCCAGACCCGGGACGATGAAGGACGGGCCATGGTTGACATTCAGGTTAATGACAATGGGTGCGGCATAGCGCCTGAACATATGGATAAAATTTTTTCACCCTTTTTTACAACAAAAGCCGTTGGCAGAGGAACCGGTCTGGGACTTTCGGTATGTTTCGGAATCATCGAAAGCTTTGGCGGCACCATGTCCGTGGACAGCCGACTCAACGAAGGAACCGTGTTTTCCATCCAGCTTCCGGCGCATGAAAACCAACCGTCTTAAAGGAGGACAACCTAATGGAAAAGATGAAACTGTTATTGGTAGATGATGAAACCCGCTACCTTGAGACCACCAGCAAACTCATTGAAAGAAAGGGTTACGACGTATGGACAGCCCCAAGCGGAGAAGAAGCCCTTAAAATCCTGGCGGCCCACAATATCCATGTGGTGGTCCTGGATGTGAAGATGCCCGGGATGGACGGCAATGAGACCCTTAAACATATCAAAGATTTATACCCCTTAACTGAAGTGATCATGCTCACCGGCCATGCCACGGTGGACTCAGCCATAGACGGACTGAAATCAGGTGCCTGGGACTATCTGATGAAGCCTGCGGATATTGAAGATATCATTGAAAAAGCAGAGCTGGCGTTCCAGAACCGTATGAACCAGGAAGAAAAAATTCGTTCTGCCCAGGCCAAACAATATCTGAAATCCCCCCGAGAAATTCTCAAAGAAGGGGACGAGTAAACCTGAACATAAGGAGTAAATTGAATGAAACAAGAAAAGAAAAAAGTCACCGGGTATGACAAATACATCGACTGGAAGATCTTTATCGTTCCTGTGGTCCTGTTCTTTGCTGTGCTTTTTATGCCCACCCCGTACGGCATGAAGGATGTGGGCATGGAATACACCATTGCTCCCCAAAAAGTGGTTTCCTATATCACAAAGGAGCTTTTTTCCGTCAAAAGTGAAGAAGCTGATCAATGGCAGTTGCTTACCGCCCAGATCATGGAACAAAACATGCGTATCGGCGCGCTGAGCAAAGAAAGATTTTTAGACCGGGATGCCAAGTGGTGTAAAAAATATAAGATTCCGTCCCAGAAAGCAAATCTTGAAAAAGCACAGGCGTATGTCAAAGACAGCGTCAACGATACTGATTTCAAATCCTTGATGGCCAATGCACTGGAATTGCGGAAAAACGGGCTTAAATATGAAGACCTCAAAGACAAGGACAAGGCAAATGCAGACAAAGGCGCATGGCAGATCAAGGTATCCATTGCCATGGGGATCTTTGTAGTCCTCTGTTTCTTAACCGAGTGCATTCCGTTGCCAGCCGTGGCCTTCTGTATCGGCCTGATCCTGGTGTTCACCGGTGTCATCAGCCGTCAGCAGGTAGCCATGCTCTACTGGTCCGACGCCTGCTGGTTCATCATGGGTTCATTGATGTTTGCGGCCGCCTTTGTAAAAACCGGGGTGGACAAACGGGTGTGCATGATGATGTTTAAACGCTTGGCCGTGCCCAATCCCAAATGGATCACCCTGATCTTCTTTTTAATCATCACACCCTTGGCAGCCTTTATTTCAGACCATGCCCTGGCAGCCATGTTCCTGCCCATTGGTATGTTGCTCTACCAGAACAGCCTGACCGATGACGTGCCTGAAGACAAAGAGCTTGCCAAACTGCTGATGATCTCCATTGCCATGGCCTGTAACATCGGTGGTCCGGGCGCGCCTTCCGGCGGTGCCAGAAACGTTATCATGATGACCTATCTGACCGACATGTTCGGCCTTGATATCGGTTATTTCCAATGGGTTACCTATTGTTTCCCCTTTCTCATCGCCATGATTCCGGTTTCCTGGTTCATCATCAACATACGTTTCAGGCCTAAAACCGTTACCCTGGCACCTGCCATGGACCACCTGCGCCGTGAAATCGACCGCATGGGCGCCTGGAACAAGCAGCAGATCTGGGCACTGATCATCTTCCTTGTCATGGTGTTCGGCTGGTTCACGGAAAAAGCCTTTTACAATATAGGGATCTACCCCATTCGCCTGGGTATCGGCGTGATTGCCGTGGCCGGCGCCATCGCTTACATCCTGGCCGGCGTAGTCAACTGGCGCGACTACCAGGACCGTGTGGACTGGGGTGTTGTCTGGCTCTATGCCGGGGCCATCATATTCGGCCGGACCCTGGATTCAACGGGCGCGGCATACTGGCTGGCCCGGTCCGCCATTGAATTTTTGTCCAATTTCGGTATGGATTCAGGCCTGCCCCTGATGGCCGTGTCCAACGGTCTGACCTCTATTTTGACCAACCTCATGGCTGACGGCCCTGCAGCGGCATCCGTAGGCCCCATCACCCTGAACATGGCCGGCATGGTCCACCCGGGCAGCTCCTATCTGCCTTTCATGGCCATGGCCACAGCAATGGCGTCATCCTTTGCCTACTGCCTGATCATCGGCACGCCCCCCAACGCCATTGTATATGCCAGCGGTTACCTGGAACCTAAAGATTACCTGAGAGCCGGTATACCTTTGTTCTTTTTTGCCAACGTAATACTGCTGCTGCTCACCGGTGTTTACTGGACCGTTAGAGGATTCGGCACCTTGCCCGGATTCTGATAGAAAATTTACGGAGGACAAGATGACACAGATATCAAAAAAACCAAACTCACAAACAACCAGAACCAGAACTTACTTTTCAAAAGAGACAGAACGACGGGTGTTTTTCTACATGACACTGATCATGCTTGCCGCAGGGGTTATAAGCAAGCTCTTTTAAACAGCCATGGGCTGACCGGGCCTATCAATACCCAGGATCAACCCACAACGAAAGTTGAAAGATCGTAGATAGTTACCCAGACTCTACCATAAAAAAATAGGCTATGGAGGACAGTCCAGTGAAAAGCCTGCCAGAACACGCCTTTTCACCTAAGGAGGAGAACATGAATACACCAGGGGCACTTTCGGCATTGAAATTTTACAACCAGGGTGTAATCCGGCTGCTTATCGAACCGGTCCTGTTTTTTGCAGATCTGCCCGGGGTCCATACCGCGGGAAGGGCTTTGGGATTTACAGCCCTGTGTGCCGGGTTTTATGCCGGTGCCGGCCTGCTGACAGGCCCTGGTCCCCAATCCCCTGTGGTTATGGCATTGATCTATTTTATCAATGCGGCGGGTATGGTGCTCATCAGTTCCGTTACAGGCTTTTGCACCATGGTGATGATCTGCGGCAAAAAACAGGATTTTTCCCTGGTGTTCGGGCTTTATGCCTATGCTTCCGGGATCACCATGCTCATCTCATGGCTGCCCTTCATGCTCTGGTTTACGGAGCCGTGGAAATACTGGTTGGTCTATACCGGGTTTCGGCAAAGCTGCGGCATGTCCAAAGCCCGGGCGATCACCGTCCTTTTGATATCTGTACCTGTCCAGTGGTGCCTGATTTATTCGGCCATAACAGCGTTTACCGGCCGTGTGTAACAATCTTTTAAATAGGAGCAATATAAAATGAAACAACCCATAAAAGTCTTAATGGTTGATGATGAAAAACGGTTCAGGGAAACTACGCGCAAAATTCTGGAACGTAACGGGTTTCAGACCATTCTTGCCGAAAACGGCGAAAAAGCGTTGCAATGCCTTGACCAGTCGCCGGATGTAGCCATTCTGGACATCCGCATGCCCGGCATGGACGGACACGAGGTTCTCGAAAAAATGATTAAATTAGAACCCGATTTGCCGGTCATCATGCTCACGGGCCATGGGGATAAGGATTCGGCGGAACAGTCCCTGGTATTAGGTGCCTTTGACTACCTGGCAAAACCTTGTGACATTGATCTGTTGTCCGATAAAATCCGGGAAGCCTGCCGGAGTAAGCAACAGACGGGGAAACCCGAAGAGGATCTGGTATGTTCGGCAATGATTCCGATAAGTGCCTATACCACTATTAGCGAGGACGCCACCATTGCCGAATCCGTCCAGGAACTTAAAGCCTCTTTTGTAACGCTGCCCACCTCGGACCTGATCATGGAAACCGGCCACAGGTCCATACTGGTCATGGACAAAACCGGGCAGATTCAAGGTATTCTCACCATCCGTGACCTGTTGGAACAAATTCTGCCCGGTTACCTGACCTCAAGCAAACCGGCCACGGCAGATTCCATCCAATTCTCCCCCATGTTCTGGCGGGGGATGTTCACAAGCGCCGTAGAACAGATCCGAACCTTGACCATCAGTGAAATTATGTCCCCGGTCCCCATATCCATTGATTGGGAATCCACCCTGATGGAAGCAGCCTGGATCATGGTGGACCAAAACCAGCGCCGTCTGATTGTCACCGAAAACGGCAAACCCACAGGAGTGATCCGGGAGCAGGACCTGTTTTTTGAAATGGGAAAACACCTGATTCCCCCAAGATTAAGGAGCAATTGATGACTGACATCAAAACAATTATGGCCTGCATTGACCTGTCCGATTATTCGCCGATGACCCTGGGCTATGCCCTGGATCTGGCGGAACAGGGAGATCTCAAGGTCACCATTTGTTCAATTGTTCCCCTAAGGGATGTCAATCCGGCGTTCATGGCCGGGATGATGTACCCCTGCCGGGAAGATACAAAGGAATATCTGGATGCCCTTAAAAAAAACAGAATAGATCAAATCAACAAACTGATCATGGAACGATTTGCAAAATTTTCCAACGAAACGGACATCCGCATCACAACAGGATATCCGGCAGACGGTATTATCGAAATGGTTGACAAGATCGGCCCGGACCTTGTTGTCATGGCAAATAAGGGCCGGTCCAACCTGTCCAGGTTCATGTTCGGCAGTACGGCGGAATATGTATTCCGTCACACCCCAACCCCGTTGCTCAGCGTAAGGGACAAACATATTTTCAAACGCTCGTACTCAGGCAAAGCCGCCCCTGAAGCCACAAAGATCCGCACTGTTATGGCGGCGGTGGACTTTTCACCCTGGTCCCCGGCGATCCTGGCCCATGCCGGGTGGCTGGCTAAAATCACCGGGGCAAAACTGCATGCATACAACTGCATCAGTGCCAAGGAGATCTCCTGGGTAAAGTCCCACTATATTCCCGAAAACACGTTTGACCTGGAAGAATTTTTGCCGAAGGAAAAACAGCGGCGGCATGATCTTATGGCTGACCAGATAAAGGCGGCCGGGCTCAGCGACATTGACGGGCTTAATATTTCCATTGATTTGGGTGTCCCTTACGAACAGATTCTTTCCGCTTCCCAGGAGATGGGCGCCGATGTTCTGGTACTGGGCCCCAGAGGGCGCAGCCGTTCGGCCAGATTTACCCTGGGCAGCACCATAGAAAAAATCTTTCGTCACAGCCCGGTGCCCGTGCTTCGTTTAGGCCCGGATATCATCCATTAACAAAACATCCCGGGTTCGGCCCAAAAAACCTGCCCGGGATTTTACAAAGGAGGTTGCCATGTCAGACGAAAAAAAAATATTAGTGACCATAGACGGCTCAAAACGTTCAAAAAGGACCATTGACTATATATGCAGCTTTAAACCCTTTAGAGATAGGAAAATAACTTTATTTAACATAACAACACCCGTACCTGAAGCGTATTATGATCTGACCCGGGATGCCTTCAGCAATATTTCCGTATCCCAGGTAAAGGCCTGGGAAATGGGACAAAAAACAATTATAACCGAATTTCTCAAAGAGGCACGCCAAAAAATGATCGCCGCCGGCTATAAGGCGGACAATATCGACATCAAACTTGTCGACCAATCAAAGGGGGTTGCCAGGGGGATTCTGGAAGAGATCAAAAACAATGAATACCAGAGCCTTGTCATCCGGAGAAAAGGCCGTGATAACTCCATCCTCAGCGTGGCTATGGGTGGCGTGGCCGCCAAACTGGTGGAAAAAGCGGACTTTATTCCGTTGATCATTGCCGGAACCCGTGAAATCCGCCATTATCAATGCGTTGCGGTTGACGGTTCCCCTGGCGGTATGCGCGCCGTGCGTTACACAGCCGATATGATGGCCAACACCAACTGCCGAATTCTACTTTGTTCGATCATGCGAACAACCGTTACGGATTCTGCAACCCAAGGCAAGGATCCGTTTGCAGACCTGGCCCTTTGGGCCCACGACAAACTCAATAGTGCACTGTTCGAAGCAAAAGAGATCCTGACCCAGGCAGGCATCCCGGAAGACCGGATTGAAACCCGTATTGTCCAGGGCGCCCAGAGTCGGGCAGGCGCTTTGCTGGACACCGCCAGGGCCACACAATGCGACACAATTGTCATGGGGCGCAGGGGGATGTCGGATGTTGAAAGCTTCGATATGGGACGAATCCCCAGAAAAATTATTTACGCGTCCAGAAAATTCACGATTTGGCTGATTCCGTAACCCAGGGAGAGACAAGTGGGCACACAAAATCTATCCAGAATATTTAATCCCGGCGCCATTGCCGTAATCGGTTCCGGGGACGAACAGCATCGGGTGGGGCAAACCCTGATACGCAACCTCATTGATGGCGGATTTAAGGGGGCTGTCACGCCTGTCAATCCGGATCATGCCAAGACTCTGAATATGCCTGGCGCAAAACATATCAGTGATATTGAAGGCATTGTAGACCTGGCCGTGGTAACGACCCCCATCGACCAGGTCCCCCAAATCATTGAAGCATGCGCGCACAAAGGTGTTGCAGGGGCCGTGATTATCAGTGGCGGGGGGCGGGAAACAGGCGAAAAAGGCGCCAGGATGGAACAGCAGATTAAAGACGCTGCCGGGCAAAGTGACATGCGTATCATCGGCCCCAACTGCATGGGCATTGCCCACCCTCCGCTGAACTTGAATGCATCCCATATGCCGGGTTCACCGGCAAAGGGACGCGTTGCCTTTTTGTCCCAATCCGGATCCGTGTGCGCGTCGGTCATGGATCTGGCTGAAAAGGAACATATAGGGTTCAGCCATATCGTCAATTTAGGGTCCATGCTGGACGTTGATTTTGCCGATATGATCGACTATTTAGGCGAGCAGCGGGGCGTGGACAGCATCATCATGTACATGGAAAACATCACGCGGATCCGAAACTTTATGAGCGCAGCCCGGGCCGTCTCCCGCATCAAACCGATCATCTGCCTGAAATCCGGACGGTCGGCAGCCGGTGCCTGGGCGGCCTCTTTTCATACCGGAGCCCTTGCCGGAAAAGATGCGGTTTATGATATTGCCTTTGAACGGGCAGGCATCCTGAGGGTGAACACCTTTGAACAATTGTTTGACTTTACCCGGATTCTGGCAAGGCAGCAGCGTCCCACAGGCAGACGATTGGCCATTGTCACCAATGCAGGAGGTCCCGGTGTCATGGCGGTGGATGCCCTTTCATCTTTTGGTTTTGAACCCGCCGTGCTCAGCATCCAAACCATTGAAACCCTTGAGTCAACCCTTGAAAAACCATGGAGCAACACCAACCCTGTGGATGTGCAGGCAGATGCCTCTTGTACCCAGATTGCCAGGGCCGTTAACATTACGGCCCTGGCACCGGAGGTTGACGGTGTCCTTATGATCCATTCACCCGTGGACCATTTTGCCCCGGCTGACCTCGCCCAGATTATAGCAGACCAGATATCATCCCTGCCCAGCCCTGTATTTACCGCCTGGTTGGGCGGTACAAGCATGGACAGCGCTCGACATATTCTCAATGAAAAAGAGGGGTTGACCTATGATACACCAGAGAAAGCGGTCCAGGCGTTTGCGGGTCTGTACAGGCACAGCCGAAATATTGACATGCTCAACGAAATACCGGTCCGGCGCGACATCAAGCTGAAAATAAACCATGACCAGGCCGGATCAATTATAGAAACCCATCTGAAAAACGAACAATTCCTGTTAAATGGAAGTGAAGCCCAAACAGTTCTGAAGGCTTACGGTATACCTGTAAGCCAGACAGAACCTGCCGGGGATAACGTGCCGGCACCGGACTATGAACTTTATGTTGGTGCCGAACTTGATGCCCAGTTCGGGCCGGTCATTAAATTCGGCATAGGCGGTGCGATGTCTCAAATTTACCAGGACACGGCTGTCACCTTGCCGCCTTTAAATTCTATCCTGGCTGCCCGGACCATCAACGCAACAAAAATAGCCAAAGCGTTAAAAGGCCTCCTTGGGTTCAAAGCTGTTGACCAGGCGCTTGTGGAAACGCTTTTAATACGTGTAAGCAGACTGGTCACCGATTTTCCCCAAATTTGTGAACTGGAAATCAATCCGGTAGCGGTCACCGATGGGCAACTGATGGGGCTTAACGCAATTATTCACCTGGCCCCACCCCCGGCAGCCGCGCCGGACCACCTTATTATCAGCCCCTACCCGGCCTGGCAGGAACAGCTGTATACCACCCAGGAAAGTGAACAGGTACTGATCCGGCCGGTGAAGCCGGAAGATGCCGGCGCCATGCTGGCTTTTTTTGAACACTTATCAACCCAGACCATATATTTACGGTTTTTCACACCGCTGAAACAGTTGTCCAAACGCATGCTGATCCAACTGACCCAGATTGATTACGACCGGGAAGTTGCACTGGTCGCCTGGTTTCCGGCTCACAACGGGGAAAAAATTATCGGCACCGCCAGAATCATATTCACCGCCAACGGCACCGAGGGCGAATTTGCCATCATGCTGGCCGATTCCTGGCAGGGCAAAGGAATCGGGGCGGCACTCTTAAAATCCTGCCTGGCATTTTCCAAACGATACGGCCTGAAACGGGTATTTGGTGTGGTGCTGCGTGAAAACAGGCAAATGCTGCGCCTTGCCGACAAACTGGGATTTAAAAAAGTCGGTACCCCCGCCTCAAGTGAAATTGAACTCATTATTGATATCGAAAAGCTGGATCTTTACATGCTTTAAACATATAATTTTTCACCACGGACACGAAGCGCGCGAAGTTTAGGGATTAATATCTTCGTGCGTTTCGTGTTCTTCGTGGTAAATTAAATTTCAAAATTATCTGATCTAAAGATATTTTCCCATGCGCCCCCCTGATTTTATCATCTGCCCCCTTGCCCTGCTCTGAAAAGTGCTAATCATTTAAATAAGCTTAGGCTAAATAAAGAAGGCAGGGTAAAACGGTTTTCATTGCGGTACCCATCCTGCTGAGCATAAGGAGTGCACAAAATTGATATTAACAGGCGACAGCCAGCTTAAGAGAAAGGCACACACATATGAATCAGCTCAACACAGCAACCTTTGCCGGCGGGTGTTTCTGGTGCATCGCATCAGCATTTGATAATATAAAGGGAATTGAACAAGTCGTTTCCGGATACATGGGTGGGGATGTGGACAATCCCAGTTACGAACTTGTGTGCACCGGACAAACGGGCCATGCCGAAGTGGTCCAGGTGCGTTTTGACCCAAAAATCATTACATACCAAGACCTTTTGAAAATATTTTTCAGCCGGATTGACCCCACCGATGAAGGCGGATCTTTTTTGGACCGCGGCAGTCAGTACCGATCTGCCGTTTTCTATCATAACGAAGAACAAAAACAACTGGCCCTTGCGGTGATCCAGCAGATTGATAAGTCAAAGATGTTTGACAAGGCCGTTGTCACCCAGGTCCAGGAGGCGGTTGAATTTTTCCCCGCCGAAGAATACCATCAGGATTACCATAAAAAAAATGCCATCCAGTACAAATATTACAGCCTCGGATCAGGTCGACAGTCTTTTGTCAACCGGGTATGGAATGGAAAAAACCTGAAAGTTTTTAACCGAATTAGTCTGGAGAAAAGCCCCACAGGGCCGCAAACAGGACAAAAGAAACTGACGGCACCTATTCCGGATAATGAAACATTGAAAAAACAGCTTTCCCCCATCCAATACAAGGTCACCCGTGAAAATGCCACAGAACCCCCTTTTACAAACGAGTTCTGGGACAACGATCAGGAGGGCATTTATGTGGATGTGATCTCGGGAACACCTTTGTTCTCGTCAACAGATAAATTTGATTCCGGCTGCGGATGGCCCAGCTTTACCCAGCCCATCCAGGAGGAACAGATTATTGAAAAAGAGGATACTCTCCTTTTTGTGGAGCGCACGGAAGTTAGAAGCAAAACCACCGATGCCCATTTAGGCCACGTGTTTGACGATGGACCAGGCCCTAACGGCTTAAGATACTGCATTAATTCGGCCGCGTTGAAATTTATTCCCAGACAAGAACTTAAGCAGCATGGATACGAGGATTTGGAAAAACTGTTTTTGAAAGGAGCAATCCCCCAATAAAGTACCCCCCGCCATTTCGGGTGACATCGCAATAGTTCTTTACACGCTGTAAAAAAACGTGACAGGTGGCAGCCTTTTTGACCACCTGTCACGTTTTTTAAATTATTGTATCATTTCAAGCCATTAACTTCTATTTCCAGCACTTTTCTTCAGCTGGCATATATCTTGATATTTCTGTGTTCAAACACGTACGCCGGACGAAACGGCCTCACAGGAGCCATAGATATTATGAATGAACCCATTGCTGACAGAAAAGAATTTTATCAGGTACTGACCCGGAATATCAGAATTCGTATCCTGCTGGTTTCCATTATCCCCATGATGCTCACCGTAGGCATACTGTGCTGGCGGTTTCATCTGGCCTATTCCGAAAAGATCAGTGCCCATATCGGGGAACTGGTACTCAAACACACCCAGAATATCGATACATTTCTCAAAGAAAAGCTGGGAAATATCCGGTACCTGGCCCGGCAGTTGTCCACCACAGAACCCGATATGGCCCAGCAGTTTCTCACATCACAACTATCTGAACTAAAAGATGAATATGGAGATGTGTTTACGGATCTAGGCCTTGTGGATTCAGCCGGTATTCAGTTTGCTTATGAAGGCCCTTTTCGCCTTGTCAATGCCGATTACAGTGAGGCCACCTGGTTTTTAAAGGCCATGAACAGCCCATACTATATTTCCGATGTATTTGCAGGACTTCGCGGCCACCCCCATTTTATCCTGGCAGTCAAGCTGTCAGCCCAGGGCCGCACCTATATCCTAAGATCCACCATTAATTTTACAGCGTTTAACAGTTTAGTGGAAAACGTCCAGATCGGCAGGACAGGTACGGCATTTATTGTCAATGCCCAAGGCCGCCTCCAAACCCATCCCCGCTCGGGAACCATGGAAATCGTCCCTTCATTTATTGCGGACCCAGCCATTTTTAAAGATAAGCATTCACTCATCCTCAAGCATGAAAATGACAAAGGCAACACGTGTTTGTATGCCCTGGCTCTGTTCAAAACAGTGGATTGGCGCATGGTGTTCCGCCAGGATGCCGGAGATGCATTAAGGGATATGTGGAAGGCCGAAATGCTCACTCTCATTATATTTCTGTTAGGCTGTGCAGCCATAGTGTCAGTTTCTTTTACACTCTCCAAAAATCTTGTCAAACGCATTGCAAGGGCAGACAAAAAAAATGAAGCCATGAACCAGCAGGTGGTGGAAAGCGGCAAACTTGCCACCATTGGCGAACTTGCGGCGGGCATTGCCCATGAAATCAACAACCCTGTGGCCATCATGGTGGAAGAGGCCGGCTGGATGAACGATCTTCTTGAAGAGGAGACCGGGATGATCCCCGACAATAAGATTGAGTTTCACCGGGCCATTGAACAGATCACAACCCAGGGTCGGCGCTGCAAGGACATTACCCACAAACTGTTGAGTTTTGCCCGGAAAAGTGACGCCACAGTGGCTGATATCGACATTAATGACACCATCCGGGAAATCGTTGAACTCACCGCCCAGATGGCCCGGTATAACAATGTCACCATCTCCACCCGGCTTGATCCGGACCTGCCCTTTATCCGGTTTTCCCCTTCCGAATTGCAACAAGTCATCTTGAACCTGACCAACAACGCCATTGATGCCATGGGCAAAGACGGCGGCAATGTTGAGATTGCAACGGGCCTTAACATCCAAGACGACAATATGATCGAAATTAAGGTGAATGATAGCGGACCAGGCATTCCCGCCCAATACCTGGACCGGATATTTGATCCTTTTTTCACCACCAAGGCCGTGGGAAAAGGCACAGGATTAGGGCTGTCCATCTGTTACGGCATTATTCAAAAAATGGGCGGCACAATTGAAGTAGAAAGCCGTATTGGCCAAGGTACCTGTTTTTTAATCCGGTTGCCCTTAGATGTCCAAAAGACAGCCAATTCGTCAACAAGCGATACAAAACACACGCATAAGCTGACCGAGCCTATCAATGCGTAGGCTCACCCTCATAACAAC is a genomic window of uncultured Desulfobacter sp. containing:
- a CDS encoding ATP-binding protein encodes the protein MNKLKQNRQWLKRAIFLNMTFFPMIPFIIALGISFYFFSSALDKSTQASLERILTDHRKMIESFLLERKSDLELITRAYTFEDIMAEKAITTICQSLQKRSPAFVDLGLFDDTGNHLKYSGSFALAGKSYTQEPWFQKTMLRGFYISDIFLGYRNIPHFVVAVRKTENNQTWVLRATIDTVFFDSMVSGVRIGKTGEAYILNNEGVAQTARRSGDIALLDKDPAFGWMNEQFSSSQQTFQLSPKGQPFLYAVSKLANKSWYLVVRQEKQDAYKALYSAILICVIIAILGLAALVVLAYFTSETICRRMDRLDEEKEQLGSQLIRAVQLAEIGEMAAGFAHEINNPLQIIKSEYALIKILMEELYPGKEDKDNSPDPKTLNDIRESVDQIHKQVERCHEITSAILKFGRKKEVKHTTLDPGTVIPEILKLVENSARTSGVEITTRIEEKIPNFMGDPGRFQQVMLNLVNNAIHAVTSRHGANGGKIEINAAQTRDDEGRAMVDIQVNDNGCGIAPEHMDKIFSPFFTTKAVGRGTGLGLSVCFGIIESFGGTMSVDSRLNEGTVFSIQLPAHENQPS
- a CDS encoding response regulator, coding for MEKMKLLLVDDETRYLETTSKLIERKGYDVWTAPSGEEALKILAAHNIHVVVLDVKMPGMDGNETLKHIKDLYPLTEVIMLTGHATVDSAIDGLKSGAWDYLMKPADIEDIIEKAELAFQNRMNQEEKIRSAQAKQYLKSPREILKEGDE
- a CDS encoding DASS family sodium-coupled anion symporter; translation: MKQEKKKVTGYDKYIDWKIFIVPVVLFFAVLFMPTPYGMKDVGMEYTIAPQKVVSYITKELFSVKSEEADQWQLLTAQIMEQNMRIGALSKERFLDRDAKWCKKYKIPSQKANLEKAQAYVKDSVNDTDFKSLMANALELRKNGLKYEDLKDKDKANADKGAWQIKVSIAMGIFVVLCFLTECIPLPAVAFCIGLILVFTGVISRQQVAMLYWSDACWFIMGSLMFAAAFVKTGVDKRVCMMMFKRLAVPNPKWITLIFFLIITPLAAFISDHALAAMFLPIGMLLYQNSLTDDVPEDKELAKLLMISIAMACNIGGPGAPSGGARNVIMMTYLTDMFGLDIGYFQWVTYCFPFLIAMIPVSWFIINIRFRPKTVTLAPAMDHLRREIDRMGAWNKQQIWALIIFLVMVFGWFTEKAFYNIGIYPIRLGIGVIAVAGAIAYILAGVVNWRDYQDRVDWGVVWLYAGAIIFGRTLDSTGAAYWLARSAIEFLSNFGMDSGLPLMAVSNGLTSILTNLMADGPAAASVGPITLNMAGMVHPGSSYLPFMAMATAMASSFAYCLIIGTPPNAIVYASGYLEPKDYLRAGIPLFFFANVILLLLTGVYWTVRGFGTLPGF
- a CDS encoding YIP1 family protein; amino-acid sequence: MNTPGALSALKFYNQGVIRLLIEPVLFFADLPGVHTAGRALGFTALCAGFYAGAGLLTGPGPQSPVVMALIYFINAAGMVLISSVTGFCTMVMICGKKQDFSLVFGLYAYASGITMLISWLPFMLWFTEPWKYWLVYTGFRQSCGMSKARAITVLLISVPVQWCLIYSAITAFTGRV
- a CDS encoding response regulator encodes the protein MKQPIKVLMVDDEKRFRETTRKILERNGFQTILAENGEKALQCLDQSPDVAILDIRMPGMDGHEVLEKMIKLEPDLPVIMLTGHGDKDSAEQSLVLGAFDYLAKPCDIDLLSDKIREACRSKQQTGKPEEDLVCSAMIPISAYTTISEDATIAESVQELKASFVTLPTSDLIMETGHRSILVMDKTGQIQGILTIRDLLEQILPGYLTSSKPATADSIQFSPMFWRGMFTSAVEQIRTLTISEIMSPVPISIDWESTLMEAAWIMVDQNQRRLIVTENGKPTGVIREQDLFFEMGKHLIPPRLRSN